Below is a window of Mucilaginibacter ginkgonis DNA.
TCATGGCTAAAGCGCCAGCAAGTGCCGAGCTTGAGATCACTTACACAGAACCTGCTGTTAAAGGCGACACTTCTACCAACGCGCTTAAAGCAGCTACGGTAGAAACAGGTGCCGAAATTAAAGTGCCATTGTTTATTAACCTGGGCGACAAAGTTAAGGTGGATACCGCTACCGGTGCTTATGTTGAGCGTGTAAAGAGCTAATGATCTGATCACGTCGTTGCAAAAAGCGCAGCAAGATTGCTTCGCTCCTCACAATGACAAAAACATATAGAGGCCCAAACAGGGCCTCTTTTTATTTAAGGCATGACCAAGGCAGAACTTCGTAAAATATATTCGAATAAGCGCAAAGCGCTTTCTGCCGAAGACTATGCCATTCTTAACCAGCAACTTTTAGCGCAATTTAAAACCGTTGATTTTTCATGCGTTAAATACATTCATATTTTCCTTCCGATAATTTCCCGCAGGGAACCGGATACTTATCTGATCATTAACTACCTTAAAGCAAATCATCCCAACATAACCCTGGTGTATCCGCAATGCAACTTTGCAGGCTGCAGTATGGAAAGCTTTGTTGATGATACCGATCTGCAACTGGCTGAAAACCAGTTCGGGATTACAGAACCTGTGGCGGGTAATATAATCAATCCGGACAATATCGATATGATACTCTTGCCCTTGTTAGCTTTCGACAAACGCGGCTATCGCGTTGGTTATGGCAAAGGGTTTTACGATCGCTTTATTGCCCGCTGCCGTACAGATGTTCAACTCGTAGGTTTGAGTCTGTTTGAGCCGATGGAACATATAGATGATGTAAATGAATATGATAGGCA
It encodes the following:
- a CDS encoding 5-formyltetrahydrofolate cyclo-ligase, whose translation is MTKAELRKIYSNKRKALSAEDYAILNQQLLAQFKTVDFSCVKYIHIFLPIISRREPDTYLIINYLKANHPNITLVYPQCNFAGCSMESFVDDTDLQLAENQFGITEPVAGNIINPDNIDMILLPLLAFDKRGYRVGYGKGFYDRFIARCRTDVQLVGLSLFEPMEHIDDVNEYDRQMHRCIMPDRVWDV